One region of Cryptosporidium parvum Iowa II chromosome 4, whole genome shotgun sequence genomic DNA includes:
- a CDS encoding protein with signal peptide plus 12 transmembrane domain domain protein, possible tranporter (transcripts identified by EST), whose protein sequence is MVNSIIKIASLLGGLSLNIALGMVYSMSNSSIYVASYMRWVAKQELKPVTLADVSWVYTLNVFFLGLILPIGGYINKRIGVRKSLYLASTLFSASTFVSYWFVSSYYWFLIIFGCILGIADGIAFNIPQYCAYKHFPNNIGLASSVVISGLALSPILFSPLQTWIVNPNNKMPELKVGNELYFSDEEILMRVPKMFIAMGLFITLLCVFSIMTLHEPKEETDTHILPLNLNNKTSRLDDSISESEKDALVLIPNTESKSLVEFYLNFEQGMKYDNLTCNNANSESVSTAITPIEKLGSFDFNIDNIKLELELELDKDEGNNEENNEENKKSDKNEYKEKVNENIEKTKYEGNVDLKFKSDNLTSNRNAELDMISRLLKEKQFWLIFWLLFLFSQYVHFIASWWKNIGIIYINISDEMLATIGTFITSGNNVFGRCFFGSWIDKFGGRICFISISLSCLFSVLIFQLSLMLNSQIFYLICIGFIFFNMGAGFVLFPPIVAIHFGVEYYALIYGLIYIGRSLGVFFNSFLTWLLIGSLDIQYICLIIGAFTFSFFLLSTRFYNHTKFSDHTLHKKLFLK, encoded by the coding sequence ATGGTCAATTCAATTATCAAAATAGCATCCCTTTTGGGTGGCttatctttaaatattgcaCTTGGAATGGTATACTCTATGAGTAATTCATCCATTTATGTTGCATCTTATATGAGATGGGTAGCAAAACAAGAATTAAAGCCAGTAACTTTAGCAGATGTTTCTTGGGTATATACTttaaatgttttttttctcgGCTTGATTCTCCCCATTGGAggttatattaataaaaggATTGGTGTACGAAAGTCTTTATACTTGGCATCTACCTTATTTTCAGCCTCAACATTTGTATCTTATTGGTTTGTTTCATCATATTATTGGTTTCTTATAATTTTTGGTTGTATACTTGGAATTGCCGATGGTATTGCCTTTAATATTCCCCAATATTGTGCCTATAAAcattttccaaataatattggacTTGCTTCAAGTGTAGTAATTTCTGGATTGGCTTTGAGCCCAATACTATTTTCACCATTACAAACATGGATTGTGAATCCTAATAACAAAATGCCAGAATTAAAAGTAGgaaatgaattatatttctctgatgaagaaattttaaTGAGGGTTCCTAAAATGTTCATAGCCATGGGGTTATTTATTACATTATTATGTGTATTTTCTATAATGACATTGCATGAACCAAAAGAAGAAACAGATACTCATATATTGCCTTTGaacttaaataataaaacttCAAGGCTTGATGACTCAATCTCAGAATCTGAAAAAGATGCTTTGGttttaattccaaatacAGAATCCAAATCTTTGgttgaattttatttaaattttgaacaGGGGATGAAATATGATAACTTGACTTGTAATAATGCTAACTCTGAATCAGTTTCGACTGCTATTACTCCAATAGAAAAACTTGGatcttttgattttaatattgataacATTAAATTAGAACTAGAGCTAGAGTTGGATAAAGATGAAggaaataatgaagaaaataatgaagaaaataaaaaaagtgataaaaatgaatataagGAAAAAGTGAATGagaatatagaaaaaacaaaatatgaAGGTAATGTAGACTTAAAGTTTAAAAGTGATAATCTTACTTCAAATAGAAATGCAGAATTAGATATGATATCTCGacttttaaaagaaaaacagTTTTGGTTAATATTTTGGCTgcttttcttattttcacAATATGTCCACTTTATTGCCTCATGGTGGAAGaatattggaataatttacataaatatttctgatGAAATGCTTGCAACAATAGGTACATTTATTACATCAGGAAACAATGTTTTTGGACGATGTTTCTTTGGATCTTGGATAGATAAATTTGGAGGGAGAATTTGTTTTATATCAATTTCTCTATCTTGTCTTTTTTCAGTTTTAATATTCCAACTTTCATTAATGTTAAATTCgcaaatattttatttgatttgtATTGGATTCATATTCTTCAATATGGGAGCGGGATTCGTCTTATTTCCTCCAATTGTAGCCATTCACTTTGGAGTTGAGTATTATGCCTTAATATATggattaatatatattggaAGGTCTTTGGGAgtattctttaattcttttttgacTTGGTTATTAATCGGATCGTTagatattcaatatatatGTTTGATTATTGGAGCATTCactttttcatttttcttACTATCTACCAGATTTTATAATCATACTAAATTTTCAGATCATACTTTACATAAGAAACTATTTCTTAAATaa
- a CDS encoding protein with 8 transmembrane domains, possible amino alcohol phosphotransferase: ENKVISVPIKMKETGVESKNVSGKHEEYKYVQPMTSPLYNNVISPVCDKIVGFLPKYLSPNLLTIIGLISISTSFIMLISIGENSKKLYFVSAALWFLYGIIDNLDGKQARRLGVSSNSGEFIDHAIDSVVTSFVGLAFQYMHNRYLELDLLVVLSYQLPFYFACWFHFKYGKLIIGNSVSKTPYFTVDELNLVFVPLFILFEYLFPGLWNLDIPLYGGYIIKSWGIPFNYCCFIYSIFTLLSCLHYCLSKSLTNAHLLFIPLTIHVTSKELAKLSMYNTILPFSILCITFIFLKISKLLIKKPTRSFITLIGASLIPNITTKLLVSVFEINQNLTIFIQFLIWALLVYEFANYLDSPCEDAEDKKK; this comes from the coding sequence gagAATAAAGTAATTAGTGTGCCTATAAAAATGAAGGAAACAGGGGTTGAGTCAAAGAATGTTTCTGGAAAACATGAAGAGTATAAATATGTTCAACCAATGACATCACCTTTATACAATAATGTGATCTCTCCTGTATGCGATAAAATTGTGGGATTTCTTCCAAAATACCTTTCACCAAACTTACTGACAATTATTGGGttaatttctatttcaacTTCGTTTATTATGTTAATTTCTATAGGGGAGAATTCAAAAAAGCTATATTTTGTTTCTGCAGCATTATGGTTTTTATATGGcattattgataatttagATGGAAAACAAGCAAGAAGATTAGGAGTTTCATCCAATAGTGGGGAGTTCATTGATCATGCAATAGACTCAGTAGTTACTTCATTTGTAGGCCTTGCATTCCAATATATGCATAACAGATATCTTGAATTAGATTTACTTGTAGTATTGTCATATCAGTTACCCTTTTATTTTGCATGTTGGTTTCACTTCAAATAtggaaaattaataattggcAATTCCGTTTCAAAAACTCCATATTTCACAGTGGATGAGCTTAATCTAGTTTTTGTACCACTTTTTATCTTATTCGAATACCTTTTCCCTGGGCTTTGGAATTTAGATATACCTCTTTATGGTGgttatataataaagagTTGGGGGATTCcttttaattattgttgttttatttattcaatattcaCACTTTTAAGCTGCTTACATTACTGCTTATCAAAGTCCTTAACAAATGctcatttattattcattccTCTAACTATACATGTAACTTCCAAGGAATTGGCAAAATTAAGCATGTATAATACGATTCTCccattttcaattctttgtattacttttattttccttaagatttcaaaattaCTCATTAAGAAGCCAACTCGCTCTTTCATCACGCTTATTGGTGCTTCcttaattccaaatataaCAACTAAACTTTTAGTTTCtgtatttgaaattaaccAAAATTTGactatttttattcaattcttAATATGGGCTTTACTTGTCTATGAATTTGCTAATTATCTTGATAGCCCATGCGAAGATGCTGAGgacaagaaaaaataa
- a CDS encoding protein with possible 2 TPR domains — MIESTEFYTEVIQGIDTKLAVIAENETILTEQAILLRKEYEARKKEIDRIISEICDDRVKKIYEKVGSMITTQRKLWSILVNTKISTQEQEENILTEKKQINELILKELNNIEKMYCENSEYINKIEEDWKDVKKASIDGVKLSREIDWDSIPEEELGKRLRGGEVLHRDEWIPTQDNNTGRKLSPAEFKSHLEFGEMILKEGKDQFEKQDFELSYTRYTQGVELLCWVRGSDQESETLRIEMYKKFLKNQALLALKLGKYNDSIQSCNKVLKIDECDEKSIFRRGECYMMLGRFEEAKKDFRYICEFDYFSRDAKLQSRKKLVEMMKKSKSNNYVNKTIINNLDGLMQNNRQEEDKKKVQIQDHYSPAIHHFSSDYQENQTHSTRNEIQPHFDLDTTKDILDEMLFKYSSEEFEKQLFELRKLSDYDEKRFLRRIRNVLPGINTPIYEKYGLDLQSMSYDKAKRIIEESVSYWRTKDDQVKTLSKEIYKYIMGDTIAE; from the coding sequence atgattGAAAGTACAGAATTTTACACTGAAGTTATTCAAGGAATTGATACTAAACTTGCTGTAATAGCAGAAAATGAAACTATATTAACCGAGCAAGCTATACTACTAAGAAAAGAGTATGAAGCTAGgaagaaagaaattgaCCGAATAATATCTGAGATTTGCGATGATCGagtgaaaaaaatatatgaaaAGGTTGGGTCAATGATTACAACTCAAAGGAAGTTATGGAGTATTTTGGTCAACACAAAGATTTCTACTCAAGaacaagaagaaaatatattaacagaaaaaaaacaaattaatgaattaattctaaAGGAGCTTaacaatattgaaaaaatgtATTGCGAGAAttctgaatatattaataaaatagaaGAAGATTGGAAAGATGTAAAAAAAGCATCTATTGATGGAGTTAAATTATCAAGAGAAATTGACTGGGATAGTATTCCTGAAGAAGAATTAGGAAAAAGATTAAGAGGAGGTGAAGTATTACATAGGGATGAATGGATACCTACTcaagataataatactgGCCGTAAATTATCTCCTGCTGAATTTAAATCTCACTTAGAATTTGGAGAAATGATTCTTAAAGAAGGTAAAGATCAATTTGAAAAAcaagattttgaattatcttATACTAGATATACTCAAGGAGTAGAATTATTATGTTGGGTTAGAGGATCTGATCAAGAATCTGAAACACTTAGAATTGAAATGTAtaagaaatttttaaagaatcaGGCATTATTAGCACTTAAACTTGGAAAATATAATGATTCTATACAATCATGTAATAAAGTCTTAAAAATTGATGAATGTGATGAAAAATCTATCTTTAGAAGAGGAGAATGCTACATGATGTTGGGACGATTTGAAGAAGCAAAAAAAGACTTTAGATATATTTGTGAATTTGATTACTTTTCTAGAGATGCTAAATTACAATCTAGAAAGAAGCTTGTagaaatgatgaaaaaatCCAAATCTAACAATTATGTTAATAAAaccattattaataatttggatGGTTTAATGCAAAATAATAGacaagaagaagataaaaaaaaggttcaaattcaagatcATTATTCTCCTGCTATTCATCATTTTAGCTCTGATTATCAAGAAAATCAAACTCATTCTACTAGAAATGAAATTCAACCCCATTTTGATTTAGATACTACAAAAGACATTCTTGATGAGATGCTTTTTAAATACTCATCTGAAGAGTTCGAAAAACAACTATTTGAACTTAGAAAGCTTTCAGATTACGATGAAAAGAGATTCTTAAGAAGGATTAGAAATGTTCTCCCAGGAATCAACACTCCAATCTACGAAAAATACGGTCTAGATCTACAATCTATGAGTTATGACAAAGCAAAACGTATTATAGAGGAAAGTGTATCGTATTGGAGAACTAAAGATGATCAAGTAAAGACATTATCTAAAGagatttataaatatatcatGGGAGACACCATTGCTGAGTAA
- a CDS encoding protein with 4xEZ_heat domains (transcripts identified by EST), whose product MVVINEITPKAMLPGCPVKPLGGGEFSSFNIYSKEKIRELLLSHDTDISSKIRCLFFGRFHGDEESAEMLSKSLDYSESVLFRHEVLYVLGQMGLKSPLTRLYEILADETEHPMVRHEAGEAIAAIGDDESLEIVEKYLNDNSPAVRETCYLAAHSLRLKREKRLKESNKQDIDTNISNINAFNTRDPTPPKSSCEVSHIESLASDLLNEDLQLEKRYAALFALRNILTGIIDSNQRKSLSDQYDQQIDNDKVHFIAGEIAKAMEIDKSSAVFRHECAFVLGQIQVISTADTLSRVLSNQSEESMVRHEAAFALGSVGSNDPRCSENLEKMDKLCTKKELDRVRKLSIETLLKYSNDLDIIVAESCIVGLQTIMDETGSLDILLE is encoded by the coding sequence ATGGTAGTTATAAATGAAATCACTCCCAAGGCAATGCTACCAGGATGCCCTGTAAAGCCTTTAGGCGGAGGGGAATTTTCATCCTTTAATATATACTCAAAGGAAAAAATAAgggaattattattaagtcATGATACTGATATTTCAAGTAAAATTAGATGCTTATTTTTTGGAAGGTTTCATGGAGACGAGGAATCGGCAGAGATGTTATCAAAGTCATTGGATTATTCAGAAAGCGTATTATTTCGTCATGAAGTCCTTTATGTTCTTGGACAAATGGGTTTGAAAAGCCCATTAACCCGTCTTTATGAAATTTTGGCTGATGAGACCGAGCATCCTATGGTTAGACACGAAGCTGGAGAGGCTATTGCAGCTATTGGAGACGATGAAAGTTTGGAGATTGTAGAGAAGTACTTAAACGATAATTCTCCAGCTGTGAGAGAGACATGTTATTTAGCTGCTCACTCTCTTAGACTTAAAAGAGAAAAGAGATTGAAGGAAAGTAATAAGCAAGACATAGAtacaaatatatcaaatattaatgctTTTAATACAAGAGATCCAACTCCACCAAAATCTTCATGTGAAGTTTCTCATATAGAATCATTAGCTTCCGATCTTTTAAATGAAGACCTTCAATTGGAAAAGAGATATGCTGCTTTATTTGCTTTAAGAAACATTTTAACAGGTATCATTGATTcaaatcaaagaaaaagCCTTAGTGATCAGTATGATCAGCAAATTGACAATGATAAGGTTCATTTTATCGCAGGAGAAATTGCTAAAGCTATGgaaattgataaatctTCGGCAGTATTTAGGCATGAATGTGCATTTGTTTTGGGTCAAATCCAAGTAATTTCAACTGCTGATACACTTTCTAGAGTTTTATCAAATCAATCAGAGGAATCAATGGTTAGACATGAAGCAGCTTTTGCACTTGGATCTGTTGGTTCTAATGATCCTAGATGCAGTGAGaatttggagaaaatgGATAAATTATGTacaaagaaagaattagaTAGAGTTAGAAAATTATCCATTGAAACACTTTTAAAGTACTCCAATGATCTCGATATTATTGTAGCAGAATCTTGTATTGTTGGATTACAAACTATTATGGATGAGACAGGATCTTTGGATATtttattggaataa
- a CDS encoding signal peptide + 4 transmembrane domain protein: LPLTKSKNSLKKMANIIKSFWMSLSSIFLSELGDKTFFISAILSMNNSAWIIFAGSMFALAGMTLFACLIGFILPNLFTPKYTHYASCVLFFIFGLKSLYEGLFLIESGNANNEFLEVKAELDKSRKKMSSITIDNKLEALDTGNMLFKDVELCNTRNNEEDLNVSSSKICMDECIKHRGLFRIIKNKSFIQAFTLTALAEWGDRSQIATILLSAYNDPFSVFFGSIIGHSICTGLACYGGKYLSKFISPRMVTISGGILFFAFAIGGIVMGP, encoded by the coding sequence ttgcCACTTACTAAAAGtaaaaattctttgaaaaaaatggcaaatataattaaatcattttggATGTCACTAAGTTCGATATTCCTATCGGAACTAGGGGACAAAACTTTCTTTATATCAGCAATCTTATCAATGAATAATTCTGCATGGATAATCTTTGCTGGGAGTATGTTTGCATTAGCTGGAATGACCTTATTTGCATGCTTGATAGGATTTATTTTACCAAATCTATTCACTCCAAAATATACTCATTATGCATCTTGTGTACtatttttcatatttgGACTAAAGAGTCTTTATGAAGGATTGTTTTTAATTGAGAGTGGAAATGCAAACAATGAATTTTTGGAGGTAAAAGCTGAGTTAGATAAAtccagaaaaaaaatgagttCAATAACCATagataataaattagaagCTCTTGATACTGGAAATATGTTATTTAAAGATGTTGAGCTTTGTAATACCAGAAACaatgaagaagatttaAATGTATCAAGTAGTAAGATCTGTATGGATGAATGTATCAAGCATAGAGGACTCTTCCGtataataaaaaacaaatcCTTTATTCAAGCATTTACTCTTACTGCTTTAGCTGAATGGGGAGACAGATCTCAAATTGCTACAATACTCTTATCAGCTTACAATGATCCATTTTCAGTATTTTTTGGATCAATTATTGGACACTCAATTTGTACAGGCTTGGCTTGTTACGGTGGTAAATATCTaagtaaatttatttccCCTAGGATGGTTACAATTTCTGGAGGAATCTTATTTTTTGCATTTGCTATTGGGGGAATTGTAATGGGGccataa
- a CDS encoding ORC5 like AAA+ ATpase: MGGEKRKRTSQVETDYENNENEFTGNIRRIHSIESSKEDLGNIDASEQLIQDLLKYYPEEIQPTIHSLCRKYGNSRFQEIFQLANTIGSNTNSIPYLQVIGMPGTGKYSLVKDMLKKNDSIFGYMNGAYTKWLCNSKGGCINKISIENLFVRPVEQIRKKLIKKGIFNSKKRRSRIGLFESELESSSSANNIIEFIDELRLIKKEYTEYLQKHNSKGDSDLDDDLNSGGSTYDGEIEEVDKVKSRSIFLIVKDVTTISKNRPDLLLTLIKLHEHLRDVLILPAKKEKFIININFSLIFIDNYGIPEDFFCSHSPFPVIWFSNYDDIQSFDIMANLRLNTDIKNIDLNYEILKVYDRKSSQSFLVNTLLNSYIKGSVDFIPKTDTNSNGIKLNLLKDDTNKQSFIPIDILYSIWTEFIAEIITILHPYLRSDFREIIFKVQCLWPVFLLPLVSGELFFTINENYEDEVYSIVQTLLNRFKRHYGTLTKNIYSHFLPELFQGDLISSNINTNGILNYEFLKNVSQINMPYFTKLLLVSAYVASKVSKKDDKTLFHNLVSSKLKSKRGRRKINKQSSEKVKSRNKEAFSLIRWIAIADCIALHITGKQGIELSVPILEQINDIVRLGLVIPVSGKWSQLVLAKGDVGGPLFNISPLQDLTLGQNIGLEVAMFKQGNAGFNYCSGLNGSSNPASTNNLKLTYLESPINMEDPRALYIMQAPSEMIETFSIEIGVVLKEIIPEN; this comes from the coding sequence ATGGGTGGTGAAAAAAGGAAGCGAACAAGCCAAGTTGAAACTgattatgaaaataatgaaaatgaatttacGGGAAATATTCGTAGAATACATAGTATAGAGTCAAGTAAAGAAGATTTAGGAAATATTGATGCAAGTGAACAATTGATTCAAGATTTACTCAAATATTATCCAGAAGAAATTCAGCCCACAATACATTCATTATGTAGAAAATATGGAAATTCAAGATTTCAAGAAATTTTCCAACTGGCAAATACAATAGGAAGTAATACTAATTCAATTCCATATTTACAAGTTATAGGAATGCCAGGAACAGGAAAATATTCACTTGTAAAGGATAtgcttaaaaaaaatgactCTATTTTTGGGTATATGAATGGAGCTTACACAAAGTGGTTATGTAATTCAAAAGGAGGatgtattaataaaatttctaTCGAAAACTTATTTGTAAGGCCAGTCGAACAAATtagaaagaaattaattaaaaaagggatttttaatagtaaaaaaagaagatcCAGAATTGGTTTGTTTGAGAGCGAATTAGAGAGCTCTTCATCAGCgaacaatattattgaatttataGACGAATTaagattaattaaaaaagaatatactGAGTATTTGCAAAAGCATAACAGTAAGGGGGATAGTGACCTAGatgatgatttaaataGTGGAGGAAGTACATATGATGGAGAGATTGAAGAAGTTGATAAGGTGAAATCGAgaagtatttttttgattgtAAAAGATGTAACAactatttcaaaaaataggCCAGACTTACTATTAACACTAATAAAATTACATGAACATTTGAGAGATGTATTAATACTTCCAgctaaaaaagaaaaatttataataaatataaatttttctttgataTTTATAGATAATTATGGAATTCCAGAAGATTTTTTCTGTTCTCACTCTCCTTTTCCAGTAATATGGTTTTCAAATTATGATGATATACAAAGTTTTGACATTATGGCAAATTTAAGATTAAATACTgatatcaaaaatatagATCTAAAttatgaaatattaaaagtttaTGACAGAAAAAGTTCGCAATCATTTTTAGTAAATACACTACTAAATTCATATATTAAGGGCTCAGTAGATTTCATTCCCAAAACTGatacaaattcaaatgGGATAAAactaaatttattaaaagatgaTACAAATAAACAAAGCTTTATCCCAATTGATATACTTTACTCAATATGGACAGAATTTATCGCAGAAATTATCACTATTTTACATCCATATTTAAGATCAGATTTTAGAGAAATTATCTTTAAAGTTCAATGTTTATGGCCAGTATTCTTACTTCCACTTGTTTCTGGTGAATTATTCTTCACAATCAATGAAAACTATGAAGATGAAGTGTATTCTATTGTACaaacattattaaatagGTTTAAAAGGCATTATGGTACTTTAACaaagaatatatattcTCACTTTTTACCAGAGTTATTTCAAGGAGATTTAATCtcaagtaatattaatactaatgGGATATTAAACTATGAATTCTTGAAAAATGTTTCTCAAATCAATATGCCTTATTTCACTAAATTACTACTTGTTTCTGCATATGTTGCTTCAAAGGTTTCAAAGAAGGATGACAAAACACTTTTTCATAATTTGGTATCTTCAAAACTCAAATCAAAAAGAGgtagaagaaaaattaataaacaaaGTTCGGAAAAAGTTAAATCTAGAAACAAGGAagcattttcattaattcgTTGGATTGCAATAGCTGATTGTATTGCTTTGCACATTACTGGCAAACAAGGGATAGAATTATCAGTACCTATACTTGAGCAGATAAATGATATTGTTAGGCTTGGGCTAGTAATTCCTGTTTCAGGAAAGTGGAGCCAGTTAGTATTAGCAAAAGGAGATGTTGGTGGACCATTATTCAACATTTCACCTCTTCAAGATTTAACTCTTGGCCAAAATATTGGGCTTGAAGTTGCAATGTTTAAACAGGGGAATGCTGgatttaattattgttCTGGACTCAACGGCTCGTCTAACCCAGCTTCTACAAACAATTTGAAGTTAACATATTTGGAATCCCCCATAAATATGGAAGATCCACGAGCATTATATATAATGCAAGCTCCAAGCGAGATGATTGAAACATTTTCAATAGAAATTGGTGTAGTTCTCAAGGAAATTATTCCagaaaattga